One Campylobacter sp. RM16192 genomic region harbors:
- a CDS encoding lambda-exonuclease family protein: MIIRLEQDSPEWLEYRKTKFNASEAGDVMGVGFNKPYQLAQIKYQGKQVYQNEAMRQGKEYEGQIRDYVNQKYNLSLSPVVICSDRDSRFSASLDGYDIFTDAFCEIKFSRNEYEYFKEHGKPSEKYFWQIQHQFYVSEAKKCLYAVGFIGDMFEIEVEVIEVERDDKAIKKLIKAWNEFEATYKNNDLDNEWLELSDELVEAMERKRELEDKIEQLKARVLEKAGEVEMKAYGLTIYKTERKPSYDYKSYCEHSGAIIPDEYLKAGSVSWGVRVC, encoded by the coding sequence ATGATAATACGACTAGAACAAGATAGCCCTGAATGGCTAGAGTATAGAAAGACTAAATTTAACGCTAGTGAGGCGGGCGATGTTATGGGTGTGGGGTTTAATAAGCCCTACCAACTAGCCCAAATTAAATATCAAGGCAAGCAAGTTTATCAAAATGAAGCTATGAGGCAAGGTAAGGAATACGAGGGGCAAATAAGGGATTACGTTAATCAAAAATATAACCTTAGCTTGTCGCCCGTGGTTATCTGCTCCGATAGAGATAGCAGATTTAGTGCGAGTTTAGATGGATACGACATATTCACGGACGCTTTTTGCGAGATTAAATTCTCAAGAAACGAATATGAATACTTCAAAGAACACGGCAAGCCTAGCGAGAAATACTTTTGGCAAATACAACATCAATTCTACGTAAGTGAAGCCAAAAAATGCTTATATGCGGTCGGCTTTATCGGCGATATGTTTGAGATTGAAGTCGAGGTCATAGAGGTAGAGCGTGACGATAAGGCTATCAAAAAACTAATAAAAGCTTGGAATGAGTTTGAAGCCACATATAAAAACAATGATCTTGATAATGAGTGGCTAGAGTTGAGCGATGAGTTGGTTGAAGCTATGGAGCGCAAACGAGAGCTAGAGGACAAAATCGAGCAACTAAAAGCAAGAGTATTAGAAAAGGCGGGCGAAGTAGAGATGAAAGCTTATGGGCTAACTATCTATAAAACCGAACGCAAGCCAAGCTATGACTATAAGTCTTACTGCGAACATAGCGGAGCAATAATCCCTGATGAATACTTAAAGGCTGGCTCTGTAAGCTGGGGTGTTAGAGTGTGTTAA
- the ssb gene encoding single-stranded DNA-binding protein, which yields MFNKIILVGNLVRDIELRYTTSGSAIGSSAIAVTRKYTLNGEKREETCFIDITFFGKSAEIANQYLSKGSKLLIEGRLRQEQWTDNNGQNRSKHSVSVENMEMLGSPQQQGNSNQGYSGGYGNQNFHNASKEVYQDKIADIDVDKYDSDETIPF from the coding sequence ATGTTTAACAAAATAATTCTAGTTGGGAATTTGGTTCGCGACATTGAGTTAAGATACACTACAAGCGGATCAGCGATAGGCTCTTCCGCTATTGCCGTAACTCGCAAATATACGCTAAATGGCGAGAAGCGAGAGGAAACGTGCTTTATTGATATAACGTTTTTTGGTAAATCTGCCGAGATAGCTAATCAATACCTAAGCAAAGGCTCAAAGCTGCTAATTGAGGGTAGATTAAGACAAGAGCAATGGACCGATAATAACGGTCAAAATAGAAGCAAACACTCCGTATCAGTTGAAAATATGGAAATGCTAGGCAGCCCACAACAGCAAGGAAACAGCAATCAAGGCTACAGCGGAGGGTATGGAAATCAAAATTTTCATAATGCCTCGAAAGAGGTTTATCAAGATAAAATCGCTGATATTGACGTAGACAAATACGATAGCGATGAAACGATACCATTTTAA
- a CDS encoding ribbon-helix-helix protein, CopG family has protein sequence MKDKKTNIISLRLDDELLEKLKADAGREYRPLAMHIRKILMDYLAKK, from the coding sequence ATGAAAGATAAAAAGACAAACATAATCAGTCTAAGGCTAGATGACGAATTGCTAGAAAAATTAAAGGCGGATGCAGGCAGAGAGTATAGACCTCTGGCTATGCACATAAGAAAGATTTTAATGGATTATTTGGCTAAAAAGTGA
- a CDS encoding antA/AntB antirepressor family protein, which yields MTELIPILQTEFNGAEINSVNARDLHKALESKQDFSTWIKRRLDETDAVENVDYMVFHKKMENPDGGRPQIEYILTIDIGKEIAMLERNEIGKKVRRYFIEVQKAHQQKTIPLTQAEILAQSAALLVEHEKRTIALENKTEEIRKEQLKAKHNINRLLNNENYMTLIAFMNLNGISQKGYHIPSLGKKAKKLSDEQGAFMGAVIDPRYGRINTYSTEILKQIFNVA from the coding sequence ATGACGGAATTAATCCCGATTTTACAAACAGAGTTTAATGGTGCTGAAATTAATTCAGTTAATGCTAGAGATTTACATAAAGCTTTGGAAAGCAAACAAGATTTTTCAACATGGATAAAAAGGCGACTTGATGAGACGGATGCCGTTGAAAACGTGGATTATATGGTTTTCCACAAAAAAATGGAAAACCCAGACGGCGGTCGTCCTCAAATAGAATACATCTTAACTATTGACATCGGCAAAGAAATCGCTATGCTAGAGCGAAACGAAATCGGCAAAAAGGTGAGGCGATATTTTATCGAGGTTCAAAAAGCTCATCAACAAAAGACTATCCCTCTAACCCAAGCTGAAATTTTAGCTCAGAGTGCGGCACTATTAGTTGAACACGAAAAGCGAACGATAGCGTTAGAGAATAAGACCGAAGAGATACGAAAAGAGCAATTAAAAGCTAAGCACAATATTAATCGCCTTTTGAATAACGAAAATTATATGACACTTATTGCTTTTATGAATTTAAATGGTATTTCGCAAAAAGGCTATCATATCCCAAGCTTGGGCAAGAAAGCCAAAAAGTTGAGCGATGAACAAGGAGCTTTTATGGGCGCGGTAATAGACCCTCGCTATGGAAGAATAAACACTTACAGCACGGAAATTTTAAAGCAGATATTTAATGTAGCCTAA
- a CDS encoding YopX family protein — protein MREIKFRAIRKTDNKIFEVMSLDIVEEEIMSWDEEESNILYIPFDKIELMQYTGLKDKNGVEIYEGDIVIGGMRGTAGKVLFDERVGAYVIEFDFGVYHLCDCVTEVIGNIYENPELLEELK, from the coding sequence ATGAGAGAGATTAAATTTAGAGCTATTAGAAAAACTGATAATAAGATTTTTGAGGTTATGTCTTTAGATATTGTAGAAGAAGAGATTATGTCGTGGGATGAGGAAGAAAGTAATATTCTTTACATTCCCTTTGACAAAATAGAGCTTATGCAATACACCGGCTTAAAAGACAAAAACGGAGTTGAAATTTACGAGGGTGACATCGTGATAGGAGGAATGCGCGGCACTGCGGGCAAAGTATTGTTCGACGAGCGAGTAGGAGCTTATGTCATCGAGTTTGACTTTGGCGTATATCATTTATGCGACTGTGTTACTGAAGTCATCGGTAATATCTATGAAAACCCTGAATTATTGGAGGAATTAAAATGA
- a CDS encoding tyrosine-type recombinase/integrase: MKINNLTATQVKKLSYNGNGKFTAHSVDSSCKLYLFCYPSGAKTFKFRKNNSGYITIDIYSHTTLAEAREKAIELYKQELKGELDAPKSQHKISEIFFKWLDIKMPPLKEEDKNYKKYIERRRKMLNKTTKWILRPFGDKPISELTKQDIIKQTTQKERMNYPTASKVIPIFRDLLKYSRAQGYIKEYSFILEIIDDMDALYPRAKTCHRKAPNDKERLRQIMQEVKKSQIKPMIKNLFFLSLIMGQRPHQFRELEWSRVDLKNGFLFFGEDDNKTGLDNVRIPLPKQAIEILKTQRSICEPKSDLVFQSNTFSKKSGWQISSNTLMKNIKNLGINDLHAHGFRSILSTFAIRASEIKNGVSCGKFEKRIIDEVTLHTKGSDVDRAYFRDFNTAEHLRLLQWWADYLDELEKIEAYKEC; the protein is encoded by the coding sequence ATGAAAATCAATAATTTAACTGCAACTCAAGTTAAAAAATTAAGCTACAACGGGAATGGTAAGTTCACGGCGCATTCGGTGGATAGTTCTTGCAAGCTTTATTTGTTTTGTTATCCAAGCGGCGCCAAAACATTTAAATTTAGAAAAAACAACTCTGGATATATAACAATCGATATTTACTCTCATACAACTTTGGCTGAAGCAAGAGAAAAAGCCATAGAGCTTTATAAGCAAGAATTAAAAGGGGAGCTGGATGCGCCTAAATCACAACACAAGATAAGCGAGATATTTTTTAAATGGCTAGATATTAAAATGCCTCCGCTTAAAGAGGAGGATAAAAATTACAAAAAATACATTGAGCGACGTAGAAAAATGCTCAACAAAACTACTAAATGGATATTGCGACCCTTTGGCGATAAGCCTATTTCTGAGCTTACCAAACAGGATATTATAAAACAGACTACGCAAAAAGAGCGGATGAACTACCCAACCGCTTCAAAAGTAATACCTATTTTTAGAGACTTACTGAAGTATTCAAGGGCTCAAGGGTATATTAAAGAGTATAGTTTTATTCTTGAAATTATAGACGATATGGATGCGCTCTATCCAAGAGCTAAGACGTGTCATAGGAAAGCCCCTAATGACAAAGAACGCCTAAGGCAAATCATGCAAGAGGTCAAAAAATCACAAATAAAGCCAATGATAAAAAATTTATTTTTTCTAAGTCTAATTATGGGGCAGCGACCGCACCAATTTAGAGAGCTTGAATGGAGCAGGGTAGATTTAAAAAATGGATTTTTGTTTTTTGGAGAAGATGATAATAAAACAGGATTAGACAACGTAAGAATACCTTTACCAAAGCAGGCAATCGAAATTTTAAAAACCCAAAGGAGCATTTGTGAGCCAAAAAGCGATCTTGTCTTCCAATCTAATACATTTAGCAAAAAGAGTGGCTGGCAAATTTCGTCTAATACATTAATGAAAAATATTAAAAACTTGGGTATAAACGACTTGCATGCTCACGGCTTTAGAAGTATATTATCAACATTTGCAATAAGGGCATCTGAAATAAAAAATGGAGTAAGTTGTGGTAAATTTGAAAAAAGAATAATTGATGAAGTTACGCTACATACAAAAGGTAGCGATGTAGATAGGGCATATTTTAGAGATTTCAATACAGCTGAACATTTGAGATTGTTGCAGTGGTGGGCGGATTATTTAGATGAGCTTGAAAAAATAGAAGCCTACAAGGAGTGTTAA
- a CDS encoding nitrous oxide-stimulated promoter family protein: MTNEKFIEQVSTLAKFLKTHCNDKHLDEAKKEIGIDLFYKGENLNFMVSTTLCKECEELFRYTHQRLLECSHEIKPSCRKCPHPCYERDRWKQMAKIMRYSGIKLGLIKIKNLLKF; encoded by the coding sequence ATGACAAATGAAAAATTTATAGAGCAGGTGAGCACCTTGGCTAAATTTTTAAAGACTCACTGCAATGATAAACACTTAGACGAAGCTAAAAAAGAGATAGGTATAGACCTGTTTTATAAGGGCGAAAATTTAAATTTCATGGTTAGCACAACGCTTTGCAAGGAGTGCGAAGAGCTCTTTAGATACACTCATCAAAGACTGCTTGAGTGTTCGCACGAGATCAAGCCAAGCTGTAGAAAATGCCCACATCCGTGTTACGAGAGGGATAGATGGAAGCAGATGGCTAAAATCATGCGGTATAGCGGAATTAAATTGGGATTGATTAAAATAAAAAATTTACTAAAATTTTGA
- the kdsB gene encoding 3-deoxy-manno-octulosonate cytidylyltransferase has protein sequence MIVIPARLASTRFHNKILCDIGGVPMFVATAKRVQNIDEVVIAVDDESVLKIAKDYGFKAVMTSKDHQSGTDRINEAVKILKLSEDEIIINVQADEPFIEPENIAKFKKFCQENSQKAFMFSCYKTVNDENADDKNLVKVVTDKDCFALYFSRSRIPFNRSECKTYKAHLGIYGYSVKALDEFCLFETSFLEIVEKLEQLRALENGKKIAMLEIESESIGIDCEDDLKRALDKFCK, from the coding sequence ATGATAGTGATACCTGCCCGCCTTGCTTCTACTAGATTTCATAATAAAATTTTATGTGATATCGGTGGCGTACCGATGTTTGTGGCCACGGCAAAAAGAGTTCAAAATATTGATGAGGTAGTAATCGCAGTAGATGATGAAAGTGTGTTAAAGATAGCAAAAGATTATGGGTTTAAGGCGGTTATGACAAGCAAAGATCATCAAAGCGGAACAGACCGCATAAACGAGGCGGTTAAAATTTTAAAGCTTAGTGAAGATGAAATCATCATAAACGTTCAAGCTGACGAGCCTTTTATAGAGCCTGAAAATATCGCTAAATTTAAGAAATTTTGCCAAGAAAATAGCCAAAAAGCTTTTATGTTTTCGTGCTACAAGACGGTAAACGATGAAAATGCGGATGATAAAAATTTGGTTAAAGTTGTAACCGATAAAGACTGCTTTGCGCTGTATTTTTCTCGCTCAAGAATACCGTTTAACCGCTCGGAGTGCAAAACATATAAAGCTCATCTTGGAATTTATGGATATAGTGTTAAGGCTCTTGATGAGTTTTGCTTATTTGAAACTTCATTTTTGGAGATTGTAGAAAAGCTTGAGCAGCTAAGAGCCCTTGAAAATGGTAAAAAGATAGCCATGCTTGAGATCGAGAGCGAAAGTATAGGTATTGACTGCGAGGATGATTTAAAAAGGGCCTTGGATAAATTTTGCAAATAG
- the thrC gene encoding threonine synthase gives MKLYQTRANNNENLNSVDFSDALLNPSSAYGGLYAPIELPKLDQKFFSQACELSYEQIALEIIKKFGFDLDICVFERAVKRYQKFDKANEPVEVKKIGENLYINELYHGPTRAFKDMALQPFGLILSELAKSRSENYLIMCATSGDTGPATLETFSDMDNIKVVCLYPKDGTSEVQRLQMVNSAAKNLKVIGINGNFDDAQRALKTLLASQNFKNELKKSNISLSAANSVNFGRILFQIIYHIYAYVYLLKTNALKDSDSFDIIVPSGNFGNALGAYYAKKMGAKIDKIKIVSNANNILTEFFTGGVYDLRGKSLIKTISPAMDILISSNVERLLFDKFGAVRTKELMQNLAQNGFYELKDSELSALKEDFEADFCSDETCEKFIKEQTQKGIIIDPHTATCFKMSLNLTRPTVITSTAHWVKFAPSMFKACKNKELDDEKEGLEILANEFKDLVPDSIKSLFVSKSTHNDIVNQDEIESKILDWIRK, from the coding sequence ATGAAACTATATCAAACTAGAGCAAATAATAACGAAAATTTAAATTCAGTCGATTTTAGCGATGCTTTATTAAATCCAAGCTCGGCTTATGGCGGACTTTATGCGCCTATTGAGCTACCTAAACTGGATCAAAAATTTTTTAGTCAAGCTTGTGAGCTTAGTTATGAGCAAATAGCCCTTGAGATTATTAAAAAATTTGGTTTTGACCTTGATATTTGTGTGTTTGAAAGAGCTGTAAAGAGATATCAAAAATTTGATAAGGCGAATGAGCCTGTTGAGGTTAAAAAAATCGGAGAAAATTTATATATAAACGAGCTTTATCATGGACCTACACGCGCTTTTAAGGATATGGCTCTTCAGCCTTTTGGTCTTATTTTAAGCGAGCTGGCTAAGAGTAGAAGTGAAAACTATCTGATAATGTGTGCTACGAGTGGAGATACCGGTCCTGCAACGCTTGAAACTTTTAGTGATATGGATAATATTAAAGTGGTTTGTCTGTATCCAAAAGATGGAACCAGTGAAGTTCAAAGACTTCAGATGGTAAATTCGGCTGCAAAAAATCTAAAAGTAATAGGCATAAACGGTAATTTTGATGACGCTCAAAGAGCTCTAAAAACGCTTCTTGCAAGTCAAAATTTCAAAAACGAGCTTAAAAAATCAAATATCTCTTTAAGTGCTGCAAATTCAGTAAATTTTGGAAGAATTTTATTTCAGATTATCTACCACATTTACGCTTATGTGTATCTTTTAAAAACTAATGCGCTTAAGGATAGCGACAGCTTTGATATTATCGTTCCAAGTGGAAATTTTGGTAATGCACTAGGAGCTTACTATGCTAAAAAGATGGGTGCTAAAATTGATAAAATTAAGATAGTCTCAAACGCTAATAATATCTTAACAGAGTTTTTTACTGGTGGTGTTTATGATCTTCGAGGCAAAAGTCTCATTAAGACAATAAGCCCTGCTATGGATATTTTGATCTCCTCAAACGTTGAGCGCTTGCTTTTTGATAAATTTGGAGCAGTTAGAACAAAAGAGCTTATGCAAAATTTAGCTCAAAACGGATTTTATGAGCTAAAAGATAGTGAATTAAGCGCTTTGAAAGAGGATTTTGAAGCTGATTTTTGCAGTGATGAGACGTGTGAAAAATTTATAAAAGAGCAGACTCAAAAAGGAATCATTATAGATCCTCACACGGCGACTTGTTTCAAGATGAGTTTGAATTTAACCAGACCGACAGTGATAACTTCGACTGCTCATTGGGTTAAATTTGCACCAAGTATGTTTAAAGCTTGCAAAAATAAAGAACTAGATGATGAAAAAGAGGGGCTTGAAATCCTAGCAAATGAATTTAAGGATCTCGTTCCAGACTCTATAAAATCGTTATTTGTAAGTAAATCTACCCATAATGACATTGTAAATCAAGACGAAATAGAGAGTAAAATTTTAGACTGGATAAGAAAATGA
- the cutA gene encoding divalent cation tolerance protein CutA translates to MKFVLTSTSDKKSAKKLVKKLIKPKIAACVSLFKANSIYFWNSKICDEKERILLIKTAVKFKKIAKFIKANHNYEFPEIVAFDADNAFKKYKIWIEKSTRGKR, encoded by the coding sequence ATGAAATTTGTTCTAACTTCAACAAGTGATAAAAAGAGTGCAAAAAAGCTCGTTAAAAAACTAATAAAGCCTAAAATTGCGGCCTGTGTGAGTCTATTTAAGGCAAATAGCATATATTTTTGGAACAGTAAAATTTGTGATGAAAAAGAAAGAATCCTGCTAATAAAAACTGCTGTTAAATTTAAAAAAATAGCTAAATTTATAAAAGCTAATCATAACTATGAATTTCCTGAAATTGTAGCGTTTGATGCTGACAATGCATTCAAAAAATATAAAATTTGGATAGAAAAATCAACGAGAGGAAAGAGATGA
- the argB gene encoding acetylglutamate kinase, with protein MQKSIKTAEIIVSALPYIQKFRDKIFVIKYGGAAQIDENLKNDFARDVVLLSLVGIKVVIVHGGGKKINSILDKLEIKSEFVDGLRVTDEDAMEVVEMVLSGLINKEITALLNKHGAKAIGISGKDASMLKAKKLDDGKYGFVGDITDVKEDVITKLLSDNFIPVIAPIATDDNANSYNINADLCASAVASKLKAEKIMFLTDTKGILDSDKNLISKLSENSINELKSSGVISGGMIPKVDAALECVKSGVKNAHIIDGRLPHSILLELFTDEGIGTMIR; from the coding sequence ATGCAAAAAAGTATTAAAACAGCCGAGATAATCGTATCCGCACTTCCTTATATACAAAAATTTAGAGATAAAATTTTTGTCATTAAATATGGTGGCGCAGCTCAGATAGATGAAAATTTAAAAAACGACTTCGCAAGAGATGTTGTATTGTTAAGTCTTGTTGGTATAAAGGTCGTTATAGTGCATGGTGGTGGCAAAAAAATAAACTCTATCCTTGATAAGCTTGAGATAAAAAGCGAATTTGTTGATGGGCTTAGAGTAACTGATGAAGATGCCATGGAAGTCGTTGAAATGGTTTTAAGTGGGCTTATAAACAAAGAGATCACGGCACTTTTGAATAAGCACGGGGCAAAGGCTATCGGCATAAGTGGCAAAGATGCCAGCATGCTAAAGGCTAAAAAGCTTGATGATGGCAAATATGGCTTTGTCGGAGATATAACTGATGTCAAAGAAGATGTAATAACTAAGCTTTTAAGTGATAATTTTATCCCCGTGATAGCACCTATTGCGACTGACGATAACGCGAATAGTTACAATATAAACGCCGATCTTTGCGCAAGTGCAGTTGCTTCTAAGCTAAAAGCAGAAAAAATCATGTTTTTAACCGACACCAAAGGAATTTTAGATTCAGACAAAAATCTTATAAGCAAGCTCAGTGAAAATAGCATAAATGAGTTAAAAAGTTCAGGCGTCATAAGTGGAGGTATGATACCAAAGGTCGATGCTGCGCTAGAATGCGTAAAAAGCGGAGTTAAAAATGCCCACATAATTGATGGAAGGCTTCCTCACTCGATACTTTTAGAGCTATTTACAGATGAAGGCATAGGAACGATGATAAGATGA
- a CDS encoding tetraacyldisaccharide 4'-kinase: MFKRYLYSFAERYFYRPNLVQKILSILLLPISCLYFLIIFLKFKLSSKINFDIPIISVGNLTLGGSGKTPLGIAIANEFEGGFIILRGYKRSSKGLVKICINGEILTDVKTSGDEAMEYSKSVQNANVIVSENRDEAIKLAKQMGARYILLDDGFSKFYIKKFDILLRPKIEPFFKFTIPSGAYRYPPSFYKFADFIAIEGRDFIRQSEILNSTERMVLVTAIANPMRLKPFLNHCVGHEFFPDHHSFSKIELEKILNNYNANSLLVTKKDLVKIEDFNLPLSVINLKVTLSKELKDIIKTCL, translated from the coding sequence GTGTTTAAACGGTATCTGTATAGCTTTGCAGAGCGGTATTTTTATCGTCCAAATTTAGTTCAAAAGATTTTATCGATACTACTTTTGCCGATTAGTTGTCTATATTTTTTAATTATCTTTCTAAAATTTAAGCTATCGTCAAAAATAAATTTTGATATTCCTATTATTAGTGTAGGAAATTTAACTCTCGGAGGAAGTGGCAAAACACCTCTTGGTATAGCTATTGCCAATGAATTTGAAGGCGGATTTATAATTTTGCGCGGATATAAACGATCTTCAAAAGGACTTGTTAAAATTTGCATAAACGGTGAAATTTTAACAGATGTAAAAACAAGTGGCGATGAGGCTATGGAGTATTCAAAAAGTGTTCAAAATGCAAATGTAATAGTAAGTGAAAATCGTGATGAGGCTATAAAACTAGCCAAACAAATGGGCGCAAGATACATACTGCTTGATGATGGATTTTCTAAATTTTATATTAAAAAATTTGATATTTTGCTACGTCCTAAGATTGAGCCTTTTTTTAAATTTACTATTCCAAGCGGAGCCTATAGATATCCTCCAAGCTTTTATAAATTTGCTGATTTTATCGCTATTGAAGGCAGAGATTTTATCCGTCAAAGTGAAATTTTAAACTCTACAGAAAGAATGGTTTTGGTTACTGCTATAGCAAATCCTATGAGGCTTAAGCCATTTTTAAATCATTGCGTAGGGCATGAATTTTTCCCTGATCACCATAGTTTTAGCAAGATAGAACTTGAGAAAATTTTAAATAATTATAATGCAAACTCTCTTCTTGTGACCAAAAAAGATCTCGTTAAAATTGAGGACTTTAATCTTCCTTTATCAGTCATTAATCTCAAAGTCACCCTCTCTAAAGAGCTAAAAGATATTATAAAAACTTGCTTATAA
- a CDS encoding DegT/DnrJ/EryC1/StrS family aminotransferase, with protein sequence MEEITFYKPSIDEHEIEAIKEALRDSGVSIVKKLEDKIKNYFNIKHAIATNNSAAAHHLALCSIDLKRGDKVICSVNSIPSVAQAVRHFDAEPIFVDINEDDFNINPNSLREVLKVHNHKKLKGIFVNHVAGQASDMDEIYKIAEEYDVKVFDDVGKGAGLKYNDQKIGSIEKSTISCFCVYSRLSNPIGTAGFLLTNDDDIASRARLLRNHAIVNGIDKDGNLGYIYDVVDIGVKYDLTGLCAAYSMAQLEKNDKFIKRRQEIAAIYDKELADCPHIKTPIKKRDHVYVQYIIKVDKNRDSFAKEMLENGIHTALHYVPIHLLSYYKNKYGLKVNAYPNALKSYQQILSLPIYNALKDEEVYRVCETIREIAKHRV encoded by the coding sequence ATGGAGGAGATTACTTTTTATAAGCCGTCAATAGATGAACATGAAATAGAAGCTATTAAAGAAGCATTAAGAGATAGTGGTGTTTCTATAGTTAAAAAACTTGAAGATAAGATAAAAAACTATTTTAATATTAAACATGCTATTGCTACAAACAACTCAGCCGCCGCTCATCACCTTGCTCTGTGTTCTATAGATTTAAAAAGGGGCGATAAAGTAATATGCTCTGTAAACTCCATACCAAGTGTCGCTCAGGCTGTTAGACATTTTGATGCCGAACCTATATTTGTAGATATTAACGAAGATGATTTTAATATAAATCCAAATTCTTTAAGAGAGGTATTAAAAGTCCATAACCATAAAAAACTAAAAGGAATCTTTGTAAACCATGTGGCGGGTCAAGCGTCTGATATGGATGAGATATATAAGATTGCCGAAGAGTATGATGTGAAAGTTTTTGATGATGTAGGGAAGGGGGCAGGGTTAAAGTATAATGATCAAAAAATAGGCTCTATAGAAAAATCTACAATATCTTGCTTTTGCGTTTATTCTAGATTATCAAATCCTATAGGAACTGCTGGATTTTTATTAACAAACGATGACGATATAGCTAGCCGCGCCAGACTTCTTAGAAACCATGCTATAGTAAACGGTATAGACAAGGATGGAAACTTAGGATATATATATGATGTTGTGGATATCGGCGTAAAATATGATTTAACGGGGCTTTGTGCCGCATATTCTATGGCTCAACTTGAAAAAAACGATAAATTTATAAAAAGACGCCAAGAAATAGCCGCAATATACGATAAAGAATTGGCCGACTGCCCTCACATCAAGACACCTATTAAAAAGCGAGATCATGTATATGTACAATATATAATAAAGGTTGATAAAAATCGCGACAGTTTCGCTAAAGAGATGCTAGAAAATGGCATTCATACCGCACTACACTATGTACCTATACATCTTTTGAGTTATTACAAAAATAAATACGGACTTAAAGTCAACGCTTATCCAAACGCCTTGAAATCTTATCAGCAGATACTCTCTCTGCCTATTTATAATGCATTAAAGGATGAAGAGGTTTATAGGGTTTGCGAGACTATAAGAGAGATAGCTAAACACCGTGTTTAA
- a CDS encoding NAD+ synthase codes for MVADYSRIILKLQDFLNNYLKISGASNFLVGVSGGLDSAAVLTICALSKPINTYALIMPTKFSNKKNLDDALKLCKKLDVRYKIIDIEPILQSFKNQISDDLSKMRIGNLAARVRMCLLYDYSASINALVIGTSNKSERMLGYGTIYGDMAYALNPIGELFKTEIFELAKFLNIDDSIINKAPSADLWENQSDEADIGYSYNQIDMVLKEICLNKNKEDLRKIFDEQLVDTVFSRMRANEFKLKMPPIADLNIN; via the coding sequence ATGGTCGCGGATTATAGCAGAATTATTCTTAAATTACAAGACTTTTTAAATAATTATTTAAAAATAAGTGGAGCAAGTAACTTTTTGGTAGGTGTCAGCGGAGGGCTTGACTCGGCTGCTGTATTAACTATTTGTGCATTATCAAAACCAATCAATACTTATGCTCTTATCATGCCAACTAAATTTTCAAATAAAAAAAATCTAGATGACGCTTTAAAACTTTGTAAAAAGCTTGATGTAAGATATAAAATAATAGATATAGAACCGATACTTCAGAGCTTCAAAAATCAAATTTCAGATGATTTGTCAAAGATGAGAATCGGAAATTTAGCAGCAAGAGTTAGGATGTGCCTCCTTTATGATTATTCCGCTAGTATTAATGCGCTAGTAATAGGTACCAGTAATAAAAGTGAGCGAATGCTTGGATATGGGACGATATATGGAGATATGGCATATGCTCTTAATCCTATTGGTGAGCTTTTTAAGACTGAAATTTTTGAATTGGCTAAATTTTTAAATATAGATGATAGTATAATAAATAAAGCTCCTTCTGCTGATCTTTGGGAAAATCAAAGCGACGAAGCTGACATAGGGTATAGTTATAATCAGATTGATATGGTATTAAAAGAGATATGTTTAAATAAAAATAAGGAAGATTTGCGTAAAATTTTTGATGAACAGCTAGTTGATACTGTATTTTCTAGAATGAGAGCAAACGAATTTAAACTTAAAATGCCGCCAATTGCGGACTTGAATATTAACTAA